DNA from Acidobacteriota bacterium:
GGGCGACGAGCCTCGCGATGCCGGCGAGCAGCGCGGCCAGATCGTGTGGCGCGAAGTGCTGGAGCGCTTCGTAGATCAGGACCTTGGTGAAGGGGCCTCCGGTGGAGGTGGCGAGCTGGGGGAGCTCGAGCGCCGAGAGCTGGTGGTACCTCAGGTTCGGCTGCGCGTGATCCTCCTCCGCGACGCGAAGCAGCGCGACGGAAGAGTCGATGCCGACGGCCTCCCGGCATCGCGCGGCGAGCCGCGAGGTCAGCACCCCGTTGCCGCAGCAGAGGTCGAGCAGCGCGTCGTCGCTCGTGAGCTGCAGCGCGTTGTCGATCACATTCAGAATCGTCTCGAACTGGCGCGGGGAGATCGGCTCACCCGCGACGGTCTTGCCGACCTGCCGCAGGTGGTCGTGGCGCGGGAATCGCGCAGGGAACTCCTCCCAGTGCTTCACCCAGTTCGTCATCGATCGTCTCGCCGACCTTCGCGCGCTCATCCGCCGGCGATTCCGTGCTGATGGCGCGGCGCAGGACCGTGGCGCCGAGCGAGCCCATCTCGATCGGCGGGACACGAGACAGCAAGGCATGTGCCGGA
Protein-coding regions in this window:
- a CDS encoding class I SAM-dependent methyltransferase, giving the protein MTNWVKHWEEFPARFPRHDHLRQVGKTVAGEPISPRQFETILNVIDNALQLTSDDALLDLCCGNGVLTSRLAARCREAVGIDSSVALLRVAEEDHAQPNLRYHQLSALELPQLATSTGGPFTKVLIYEALQHFAPHDLAALLAGIARLVAPGARLFMGSVPDRARRSRFHDTPRRRLVATLRRIAGRDAIGTWWEREMVWAALESAGWSCAILDQPRALHTAHYRFDLLAVRVRPGRLGAGAA